A single Nicotiana tabacum cultivar K326 chromosome 5, ASM71507v2, whole genome shotgun sequence DNA region contains:
- the LOC107799024 gene encoding uncharacterized protein LOC107799024 has protein sequence MADEPSITRWSFEDFKLCYDAKFGRKKDSAAEDAAENGQAVYNGNSSTVTSNGNGHVKKTSDLSIYERYNQANNGSSAHSNGVSSAGGDEKPQRSLLPPFESAEMRALGESLIRDIIRGSPDVKWESIKGLENAKHLLKEAVVMPIKYPKYFTGLLSPWKGILLFGPPGTGKTMLAKAVATECNTTFFNISASSVVSKWRGDSEKLIKVLFDLARHHAPSTIFLDEIDAIISQRGEARSEHESSRRLKTELLIQMDGLMRTNELVFVLAATNLPWELDAAMLRRLEKRILVPLPEPEARRAMFEELLSSAREEETLPYDLLVEKTEGFSGSDIRLLCKEAAMQPLRRLIAQLEEKQEVVPEDELPKVGHITERDIEMALKNTRPSAHLHAHRYDKFNSDYGSQVLQ, from the exons atggcCGACGAGCCTTCTATCACGCGCTGGTCATTTGAG GACTTCAAGTTGTGTTATGATGCTAAGTTTGGTAGGAAGAAAGATTCTGCTGCAGAGGACGCAGCTGAAAATGGTCAAGCTGTATATAATGGAAATTCTTCGACTGTGACATCAAATGGAAATGGACATGTAAAGAAGACCTCAGATTTGTCCATCTATGAGCGGTACAATCAG GCAAATAATGGGAGCTCTGCGCACTCTAATGGAGTTTCATCTGCCGGAGGGGATGAAAAACC GCAGAGATCTCTGCTTCCTCCTTTTGAGTCAGCAGAAATGCGTGCTTTAGGAGAAAGCTTAATTAG GGATATTATTCGTGGTAGCCCTGATGTTAAGTGGGAGAGCATAAAGGGGCTGGAGAATGCCAAACATCTACTTAAAGAGGCTGTTGTCATGCCAATAAAATATCCAAA gtACTTTACAGGTCTTCTTTCTCCATGGAAAGGTATCCTCCTTTTTGGCCCACCAGGAACAGGAAAG ACCATGCTAGCAAAGGCTGTTGCTACAGAATGCAACACCACTTTCTTCAACATCTCAGCATCATCAGTCGTCAGCAAATGGCGTG GTGATTCAGAGAAATTGATAAAAGTGTTATTCGACCTGGCAAGGCATCATGCACCTTCAACAATATTTCTGGATGAAATTGATGCAATCATTAGCCAACGTGGTGAAGCACGTAGTGAGCATGAATCTAGTAGGCGTTTAAAGACGGAATTGCTCATACAG ATGGATGGTTTGATGCGGACAAATGAACTTGTTTTTGTTCTGGCAGCAACAAATCTTCCCTGGGAACTAGATGCAGCTATGCTCCGGCGTCTTGAGAAGCGG ATTCTTGTGCCGCTACCAGAGCCAGAAGCAAGGAGGGCTATGTTTGAGGAATTACTATCATCGGCGCGTGAAGAGGAAACTCTACCCTATGACTTATTGGTAGAAAAGACAGAAGGTTTTTCAGGTTCTGATATCCGGTTATTGTGCAAGGAGGCTGCAATGCAACCATTGAGACGCCTAATAGCACAATTGGAAGAGAAACAAGAAGTGGTGCCCGAGGATG AGCTGCCGAAGGTTGGACATATTACAGAGAGAGACATCGAGATGGCCTTGAAGAACACAAGACCATCCGCTCATCTCCATGCACATAGGTATGACAAGTTCAATTCTGATTATGGCAGCCAAGTACTCCAGTGA